CCCCACCCTCACTATAGGCGTCTTCTCTACGTTTGCGGCGGGCAGCCGTATAGTTGGAGAGCATGGAATCCAGGTTCCCGGCTGTGATTCCACAGAACAACCGCGGACGTCCCATCACTGTCAGACTTTGTGGATCGGTCCAGTCCGGCTGAGCGATGATGCCGACCCGCCAGCCATCGCCCTCAAGCACCCGTCCAATCACGGCAGGACCGAAAGATGGGTGATCGATGTAGGCGTCGCCGCTGATGATCAGCACATCCAGTTCCTCCCACCCGCGAGCCGCCATTTCAGCACCCGTCATGGGAAGAAACTGTGATTTTGTGGAGAGCTTCTTGATCGGCATTATGACTTATTTCTCTTTGCTAAGTCTCATAGTTATAAAATGTTACAGTATATTCTTGTCCGACGCCATAACCACAGAAGCCAACCATAAACAGGCAACGCCACCTTTTTGGTTGATGATGGCTGTTTTTGTCGATAGGTTCAGGGATTCTTTAAAATGTCATGAGTGCCAATGGTTCTCAGGATATAAAGATCCCTTTCAACTTGAAAGGTAAACCGGTAAGCATACGTTACCCGGCCTTCCCAGATATTGCGCGGGTCATTCATCTTCTTGATGTTTAGCGACGGATGTTTGGGATTGCTCAGCAAAAAAGCCAGTTGCTTCGGGGCTAGGGCTTGGATGTCGTCTGGCAGTTTCTGGTATTGTTTTTTAAACTTCTCTGTGGGGTAAAGTTTCATGCTGTACCCGGGTTAACTTTCCATCGCTTTGGCAAAATCTTCGATCGTGTCGAAAGGACCGATCAGCTTGCCGGCGGCGATGTCCTTGTCCGCTTCCGCCTCATCCTGCTGCCACTCCTTAGTATAGAAATAAGCCTGTTCCCGGTGCACGACCTTAACCGGCTTCAGAACCATGACGCCGTCTTTGTCTTCGATTTCCAGGTAGTCGCCTTCGGCGATGTTATATTTCTTGCGTATCAGGGACGGCAAGGTGATCTGGCAGTATTTTTTCACTTTGACCAAGGGCATGTTTTTAACCTCAATGTTTTGCTCAGGTGGTTAGATATTAAAAATTTTGAATTTCACAATTTCATAGTAGCATGGCGACGGTATTTGTCAAGCCGTGTTTGGTCAGTGTTCCAAGATCCCTCT
The DNA window shown above is from Syntrophus gentianae and carries:
- a CDS encoding AbrB/MazE/SpoVT family DNA-binding domain-containing protein — translated: MPLVKVKKYCQITLPSLIRKKYNIAEGDYLEIEDKDGVMVLKPVKVVHREQAYFYTKEWQQDEAEADKDIAAGKLIGPFDTIEDFAKAMES